From a region of the Candidatus Pantoea bituminis genome:
- the gsiC gene encoding glutathione ABC transporter permease GsiC codes for MFNYFLKRLLGLIPTLLIVAVLVFLFVHLLPGDPARLIAGPEADASVVALVRQELGLDLPLPQQFWHFILNALQGDFGQSMVSKRPVADEIASRFMPTLWLTLASMIWAVIFGMTIGIVSAVWRNRWPDRIGMTLAVSGISFPAFALGMLLMQVFSVELGWLPTVGADSWQHYILPSITLGAAVAAVMARFTRASFVEVMQEDYMRTARAKGVRESLVVVKHGLRNAMIPVVTMMGLQFGFLLGGSIVVEVVFNWPGLGRLLVDSVAMRDYPVIQAEVLLFSLEFILINLFVDMLYAVINPAIRFKESR; via the coding sequence ATGTTTAATTATTTTCTAAAACGCTTATTGGGCCTGATTCCCACGCTGCTGATTGTTGCGGTGCTGGTTTTCCTGTTTGTTCATCTGCTGCCGGGCGATCCGGCACGCTTGATTGCTGGCCCCGAAGCGGATGCCTCGGTGGTGGCGCTGGTACGTCAGGAGCTGGGATTGGATCTCCCGCTGCCTCAGCAGTTTTGGCATTTTATTCTCAACGCTCTGCAGGGTGATTTCGGCCAGTCGATGGTGTCGAAACGACCGGTAGCCGATGAGATCGCTTCACGTTTTATGCCGACACTGTGGTTAACGCTGGCCAGCATGATTTGGGCGGTGATTTTCGGCATGACTATCGGCATTGTTTCAGCGGTATGGCGTAACCGCTGGCCCGATCGCATTGGTATGACGCTGGCGGTTTCCGGCATCTCGTTTCCCGCCTTTGCGCTTGGCATGTTGCTGATGCAGGTCTTCTCGGTTGAGCTTGGCTGGTTGCCAACCGTGGGAGCCGACAGCTGGCAGCACTATATTTTGCCATCAATCACCTTAGGGGCTGCGGTAGCGGCGGTGATGGCGCGCTTTACCCGCGCCTCCTTTGTTGAAGTGATGCAGGAAGATTACATGCGTACCGCTCGCGCCAAAGGGGTACGTGAATCGCTGGTGGTGGTGAAACACGGCCTACGTAACGCCATGATCCCGGTGGTTACTATGATGGGGCTGCAGTTTGGCTTTCTACTCGGCGGGTCGATTGTGGTGGAAGTAGTGTTCAACTGGCCGGGATTGGGCCGCTTGCTGGTGGATTCAGTGGCAATGCGCGATTATCCGGTGATTCAGGCCGAAGTCTTGCTGTTCTCGCTGGAATTCATATTGATCAATCTGTTTGTTGACATGCTCTACGCGGTCATCAATCCAGCCATTCGCTTTAAGGAATCGCGATGA
- the gsiB gene encoding glutathione ABC transporter substrate-binding protein GsiB has translation MHITMRKGLLAAGVLSSVMTLPAWAAQDAVIAVASNFTTMDPYDANDTLSQAVAKSFYQGLFGFDKEMKLNNVLAESYQASADGLTYTIKLRSGIKFQDGTDFNAEAVKVNLDRASNPDNHLKRYNLFKYIATTEVVDPTTVKVTLKQPFSAFINNLAHPAAAMISPTALKKYGKEIGFHPVGTGPFEFVTWNQTDFVKVKKWDGYWKKGYPKLDSITWRPVVDNNTRAAMLQTGEANFAFPVPYEQAKLLEKNAKLDVVTTPSIMQRYISLNVTQKPFDNPKVREALEYAINRDALAKVAFAGYATPATGIVPPSIDFAQKYPAIQYNPAKARELLKEAGYPNGFETTLWSSHNHSTAQKVLQFTQQQLAQVGVKVKVTAMDAGQRAAEVESKGQKESGVRMFYTGWSASTGEADWALTPLFATAAWPPAIFNTAFYSNPQVDKDLADALKTTDREQKAKFYKDAQDSIWNDHPWIPLVVEQLVSANSKNLTGFYVMPDTSFNFDEASLK, from the coding sequence ATGCACATTACGATGCGTAAAGGGTTACTGGCAGCGGGCGTGTTGAGTAGCGTAATGACGCTGCCTGCCTGGGCGGCACAAGATGCGGTGATTGCTGTTGCATCCAATTTCACCACCATGGATCCGTACGATGCCAACGACACATTGTCGCAGGCGGTAGCGAAATCGTTCTATCAAGGTCTGTTTGGCTTTGATAAAGAGATGAAGCTCAATAATGTGCTGGCTGAAAGTTATCAAGCCAGCGCTGATGGTTTGACTTATACCATCAAGCTGCGCTCTGGCATCAAATTCCAGGATGGCACAGACTTCAACGCCGAAGCCGTTAAGGTGAACCTCGATCGCGCCAGCAATCCTGATAATCACCTGAAACGCTATAACCTGTTTAAATATATCGCGACCACCGAAGTGGTGGATCCCACCACGGTTAAAGTCACCCTCAAGCAACCGTTCTCAGCCTTTATCAACAATCTTGCTCACCCGGCGGCGGCAATGATTTCGCCGACGGCGTTGAAAAAATATGGCAAGGAGATCGGTTTTCATCCAGTAGGCACCGGCCCGTTTGAGTTCGTGACCTGGAATCAGACCGACTTTGTGAAGGTGAAGAAGTGGGACGGATACTGGAAAAAGGGCTATCCGAAACTCGACAGCATTACCTGGCGTCCGGTCGTAGATAACAATACCCGCGCGGCGATGCTGCAAACGGGCGAAGCCAACTTCGCTTTCCCGGTGCCCTATGAGCAGGCCAAACTGCTGGAGAAAAACGCCAAGCTGGATGTCGTCACCACGCCATCGATTATGCAGCGTTACATCAGTCTCAACGTCACGCAGAAACCGTTTGATAACCCGAAAGTACGTGAAGCGCTGGAATATGCCATTAATCGCGACGCGCTGGCAAAAGTTGCGTTTGCCGGTTATGCCACGCCAGCCACCGGTATCGTGCCGCCAAGCATCGATTTTGCCCAAAAATATCCCGCCATTCAGTACAATCCGGCGAAAGCCCGTGAACTGCTGAAGGAAGCGGGTTATCCCAACGGTTTTGAAACGACATTGTGGTCTTCTCATAACCACAGCACTGCGCAGAAAGTATTACAGTTTACTCAGCAGCAGCTGGCGCAGGTCGGCGTGAAAGTAAAAGTCACGGCAATGGATGCGGGCCAGCGTGCCGCTGAAGTTGAAAGCAAAGGCCAGAAAGAAAGCGGTGTGCGCATGTTCTACACCGGCTGGTCCGCCTCAACGGGTGAAGCGGACTGGGCATTGACGCCGTTGTTCGCTACTGCTGCCTGGCCGCCAGCCATTTTTAATACCGCGTTTTACAGTAATCCGCAGGTCGATAAAGATCTGGCTGATGCGCTGAAAACCACCGATCGCGAGCAAAAAGCCAAATTCTATAAAGACGCGCAGGATAGCATTTGGAATGACCATCCATGGATCCCGCTGGTGGTTGAGCAGCTGGTGTCAGCGAACAGCAAAAACCTCACCGGTTTTTACGTTATGCCTGACACCTCATTCAATTTTGATGAGGCCAGCCTGAAGTAA